A region of Vitis riparia cultivar Riparia Gloire de Montpellier isolate 1030 chromosome 1, EGFV_Vit.rip_1.0, whole genome shotgun sequence DNA encodes the following proteins:
- the LOC117911689 gene encoding GDSL esterase/lipase 6 — protein sequence MEKVLLLLLLSLASSPSVFSFNVPAIFTFGDSIFDAGNNHFLKNCTAQADFPPYGSSFFHHPTGRFTNGRTVADFISQFIGLDLQKPYLQAQIEVVNGTQKNYPSNGINFASAGSGVLRETNKDMGVIPIQDQLQQFQTLVQQNQIDSKLVQQSLFFLESGSNDVFNYFLPFVTPTLDPDAYAQVMLTEVVHYLDTIYKLGARRIAVFALGPVGCVPARSLLPGAPTDRCFGKMNHMVKQYNLGLESLVKDIPIKYPGAVGIYGAVYDIVQRLRAIPKHYGFSDVSNACCGDGILRGMLQCGQEGYKRCPNPYEYLFWDYFHPSEHTYKLISKGLWGGKQSQVRPINLRTLANLTLSSV from the exons ATGGAGAAAGTGCTGTTGCTGCTACTTCTTTCCCTTGCATCGTCTCCTTCAGTCTTTTCATTCAATGTTCCCGCAATCTTCACGTTTGGAGACTCCATCTTTGATGCTGGAAACAACCATTTTCTCAAGAACTGTACTGCCCAGGCGGATTTCCCCCCTTATGGCTCTAGTTTCTTCCACCACCCCACTGGGAGGTTCACTAATGGAAGAACAGTAGCAGACTTCATTT CCCAGTTCATTGGACTTGATTTACAGAAACCTTACCTTCAGGCACAGATTGAGGTTGTGAACGGAACCCAGAAAAATTATCCGTCCAACGGTATCAACTTTGCTAGTGCTGGCAGTGGGGTGTTGAGGGAAACAAataaggatatg GGAGTGATACCAATCCAGGACCAGCTACAACAGTTTCAAACACTAGTGCAGCAAAACCAGATTGATTCAAAGCTAGTCCAACAGTCGCTCTTCTTCCTCGAGTCTGGTTCCAATGATGTCTTCAACTACTTCCTCCCTTTTGTCACCCCAACGCTTGATCCAGATGCCTATGCGCAAGTCATGTTGACAGAAGTTGTACACTACCTAGACACAATCTATAAGCTCGGTGCTCGCCGCATTGCTGTGTTTGCTCTAGGCCCTGTGGGATGTGTTCCAGCCAGGTCCCTCTTGCCTGGTGCACCCACTGATCGATGTTTTGGGAAGATGAACCACATGGTTAAGCAATACAACCTGGGTTTGGAGAGTTTGGTCAAGGACATTCCCATTAAGTACCCCGGTGCTGTTGGTATCTATGGAGCAGTGTATGATATCGTTCAGCGATTGCGGGCTATTCCTAAACACTATG GGTTTTCGGATGTGTCTAATGCATGCTGTGGAGATGGAATACTTCGTGGAATGTTGCAATGTGGTCAGGAGGGTTACAAGAGATGTCCAAACCCTTACGAGTACTTGTTCTGGGATTACTTTCATCCATCAGAGCACACTTACAAGCTCATCTCCAAGGGTTTATGGGGCGGAAAGCAATCCCAAGTTCGGCCAATCAATTTGAGGACTCTGGCCAACTTGACCCTCTCATCAGTTTGA